A region from the Caldicellulosiruptor naganoensis genome encodes:
- the murI gene encoding glutamate racemase, translating to MDTRPIGIFDSGLGGLTVFKEIVNLMPNESIVYFGDTARIPYGSKSKETVTKFATQNTRFLLSKNVKIVVVACNTASAYAYEYLKSQFDVPIVAVIEPGAKAAVLATKNKKVGVIGTEGTIASGSFEKKILEYDPEIEVYSKPCPLFVPLVEEGWVDKEVTYLVAKEYLEEFREKGIDTLVLGCTHYPFLQNVIKKILPEVTLINPALETAKQTYEVLKQNNMLNSSEEEPTYYFYASDNLKKFEAVASIFLNEKIKCEEKIDIEKY from the coding sequence ATGGATACAAGACCAATTGGGATATTTGACTCAGGCCTTGGCGGGCTTACAGTCTTCAAAGAGATTGTAAATCTTATGCCAAATGAGAGCATAGTATATTTTGGTGATACGGCAAGGATCCCTTATGGATCTAAGTCCAAAGAGACAGTGACAAAGTTTGCCACTCAAAACACAAGGTTTTTGCTATCCAAAAATGTCAAGATTGTAGTTGTTGCTTGCAACACTGCGTCTGCCTATGCATACGAATATTTAAAAAGTCAGTTTGATGTTCCGATTGTTGCTGTCATTGAGCCTGGAGCAAAAGCTGCAGTCTTAGCAACAAAGAACAAGAAAGTTGGTGTAATTGGTACAGAAGGCACAATTGCAAGTGGTTCTTTTGAGAAAAAGATTTTAGAGTATGACCCAGAGATAGAGGTGTATTCAAAGCCCTGTCCTCTATTTGTGCCGCTTGTTGAGGAAGGGTGGGTCGATAAAGAAGTGACATATCTTGTTGCAAAGGAATATTTAGAAGAGTTCAGAGAAAAGGGAATAGATACCCTTGTTTTAGGGTGTACACACTATCCATTTTTACAAAATGTCATAAAGAAGATTTTACCAGAGGTAACTTTGATAAACCCTGCGCTTGAGACAGCAAAACAAACATATGAGGTTCTAAAACAAAACAATATGTTAAATAGCTCAGAGGAGGAGCCAACTTATTATTTTTATGCAAGTGACAATTTGAAAAAGTTCGAAGCAGTTGCTTCAATATTCTTAAATGAAAAGATAAAATGTGAAGAAAAGATTGATATAGAAAAATACTAA
- a CDS encoding D-alanine--D-alanine ligase family protein, which produces MTKLKVAVLFGGVSTEHEVSIISAKSVMQNLDKEKYEIIPIGITKEGKWLLYTGKIEDLDSKWTMYSIECFISPDRTKKALVKIKDGEATFIDIDVVFPVLHGLNGEDGTVQGLLELSGIPYVGCGVLSSALCMDKAFAKKLALLEGIPQGHFLVIYKDEYLSKKEYFIRRIESEFSYPVFVKPANSGSSVGISKAKDKDELILAIHEAFLYDTKILIEEAINAREIECAVLGNSEIFVSALGEIVPSREFYSYEAKYIDGSSELIIPAKLEKQVEDEIKELAIKIYKLFECSGMARIDFFVDKETNKVYFNEVNTIPGFTSISMYPKLMEYSGIPYPQLLDRLIQFAIEKNQQKQSIKYSKEG; this is translated from the coding sequence ATGACCAAATTAAAGGTTGCAGTTTTGTTCGGTGGAGTTTCAACAGAACATGAAGTTTCGATAATCTCTGCAAAATCGGTTATGCAAAACCTTGACAAGGAAAAGTATGAGATAATACCAATTGGTATTACAAAAGAAGGGAAGTGGCTTTTGTACACAGGAAAGATAGAAGATTTAGACAGCAAATGGACAATGTATTCAATTGAATGTTTTATCTCACCAGACAGGACTAAAAAAGCGCTTGTGAAGATAAAAGATGGTGAAGCTACCTTTATTGACATTGACGTTGTATTTCCTGTATTGCATGGATTAAATGGTGAGGATGGTACTGTACAAGGGCTTTTAGAGCTCTCGGGGATTCCGTATGTTGGATGTGGTGTGTTGTCATCAGCGCTCTGCATGGACAAAGCTTTTGCTAAAAAACTTGCTCTTTTAGAGGGGATTCCACAGGGCCATTTTTTAGTGATTTACAAAGATGAGTATCTTTCCAAAAAGGAATATTTCATCAGACGGATTGAAAGTGAGTTTTCGTATCCTGTATTTGTAAAGCCTGCAAATTCAGGTTCATCAGTTGGGATTTCAAAGGCAAAAGACAAAGACGAGCTGATTTTGGCAATCCATGAGGCATTTTTGTATGATACCAAGATTTTGATCGAAGAGGCTATAAATGCACGTGAGATTGAGTGTGCAGTGCTTGGCAATAGCGAAATTTTTGTGTCAGCCTTGGGAGAGATAGTGCCTTCGAGGGAGTTTTATTCGTATGAAGCAAAGTATATAGATGGCTCATCAGAATTAATCATTCCTGCAAAACTTGAAAAGCAGGTAGAGGATGAGATTAAGGAGCTTGCTATTAAGATTTACAAGCTTTTTGAGTGTAGTGGTATGGCAAGAATAGACTTTTTTGTTGACAAAGAAACTAATAAGGTGTATTTCAATGAAGTAAATACAATCCCTGGCTTTACAAGTATTTCGATGTATCCAAAACTGATGGAGTACAGCGGTATACCATATCCTCAGCTTCTTGACAGACTCATACAATTTGCAATTGAAAAGAACCAACAAAAACAAAGCATAAAATATAGCAAAGAGGGTTAA
- a CDS encoding DUF1934 domain-containing protein, with translation MKKDVLIFVKGTQEYPINSLENSIEFFTEGTFYKKGESFYVTYKESELTGLEGTTTTFKIQPNHITLIRYGDVTSTLIFEPGKRHISTYITEDGVIMIGVYTKKMRVDLTENGGEVFVEYAIDLDSHMMSENDFLLKIKEAGVKN, from the coding sequence ATGAAAAAAGACGTTTTGATTTTTGTCAAGGGCACCCAAGAATACCCCATAAATAGCCTTGAGAATAGCATAGAGTTTTTCACAGAAGGCACGTTTTATAAAAAAGGTGAAAGCTTTTATGTGACATATAAAGAAAGCGAGCTTACTGGGCTTGAAGGTACAACTACTACATTTAAGATTCAGCCGAACCATATAACATTAATTCGCTATGGCGATGTTACGTCAACCCTTATTTTTGAGCCGGGCAAGAGGCATATATCAACATATATCACTGAAGACGGTGTGATAATGATAGGAGTTTATACAAAGAAGATGAGGGTAGATTTGACCGAAAATGGTGGAGAGGTTTTTGTTGAATATGCCATAGATTTAGATTCGCATATGATGTCTGAAAACGACTTTTTACTCAAAATAAAAGAGGCAGGTGTAAAAAATTGA
- a CDS encoding phosphoglucomutase/phosphomannomutase family protein: MKKITFGTDGWRGVIADDFTFDNVKIVAQAISDYVLETYESPKIIVGYDYRFHSENFAKICAEILSSNGIQVLFSQNPIPTPAVAHAVVKKGASGAIMITASHNPYYYNGIKFIPHYGGPANTQITDKIIKNVERIQKEGLKDINPDKDLIEYFDYKEEYLNDILNLIDKKAFEGKQLKVLVNPMYGCGIGYIDEALRRLGCDVKVINNWRDPLFGGHLPEPNLENMKDLLEIIKTEEFDLGLATDGDADRFGVVNPDGQFISANEVIFMLTDYLINTRGKASSVARTVATTSMIDKIAQKHGMRCIETPVGFKYIAECLMKEDALIGGEESGGLSIKGHVPEKDGILADLLVAEAVAKLEKSPREILDRIESEYGKLYSKRIDVRTTHSKKQEALERIKNFGKDNVAGLRCLEYRTRDGLKVILEDEAWFLVRASGTEDLIRIYAESKDAKTLENILSEVKEYLGL; encoded by the coding sequence ATGAAAAAAATAACCTTTGGAACAGATGGTTGGCGTGGGGTTATTGCAGACGACTTTACATTTGACAACGTAAAAATTGTTGCTCAGGCTATTTCAGATTATGTCCTGGAAACTTACGAAAGTCCGAAAATAATCGTTGGTTATGACTATAGATTCCATTCAGAAAACTTTGCAAAGATTTGTGCTGAGATTTTAAGCTCAAATGGTATTCAAGTGCTATTTTCGCAAAATCCAATTCCTACCCCGGCTGTTGCACATGCAGTTGTGAAAAAAGGAGCAAGCGGTGCAATTATGATAACAGCAAGCCACAATCCATATTATTACAATGGAATAAAGTTCATACCTCATTATGGTGGTCCAGCAAATACGCAAATTACTGACAAGATAATAAAAAATGTTGAGAGAATCCAAAAAGAAGGGCTAAAAGATATAAATCCTGACAAAGATCTCATTGAGTATTTTGACTACAAAGAAGAGTATTTGAACGACATATTGAATCTGATAGACAAAAAAGCGTTTGAGGGCAAACAACTAAAGGTACTTGTAAATCCTATGTATGGTTGTGGGATAGGGTATATTGACGAGGCTCTAAGACGGCTTGGATGTGACGTAAAAGTAATAAACAACTGGCGTGACCCACTTTTTGGTGGTCATTTGCCAGAGCCAAATTTAGAGAATATGAAGGATTTGCTTGAGATTATAAAGACAGAGGAGTTTGATTTAGGGCTTGCAACAGATGGTGATGCTGACAGGTTTGGTGTTGTAAACCCTGATGGTCAGTTTATTTCAGCAAATGAAGTGATATTTATGTTAACAGATTATTTAATTAACACAAGAGGCAAGGCTTCCTCTGTTGCAAGAACTGTCGCAACAACCTCTATGATTGACAAGATTGCTCAAAAACATGGTATGAGATGCATTGAAACACCAGTTGGGTTTAAGTACATTGCAGAGTGTCTTATGAAAGAGGATGCTTTAATTGGTGGTGAGGAATCAGGTGGACTTTCTATAAAAGGGCATGTGCCGGAAAAGGATGGGATTTTGGCAGACCTTTTGGTTGCAGAGGCGGTTGCAAAGCTTGAAAAATCTCCAAGAGAGATTTTAGATAGAATTGAATCTGAGTATGGAAAGCTATATAGTAAAAGAATTGACGTTAGAACCACACATAGCAAAAAACAAGAGGCATTAGAGAGAATAAAGAATTTTGGCAAAGACAACGTAGCTGGGCTGAGGTGCTTAGAGTACAGGACAAGAGATGGTCTTAAAGTTATTTTAGAGGATGAGGCATGGTTTTTGGTAAGGGCGTCTGGTACAGAGGATTTGATTAGAATATATGCGGAGAGCAAGGATGCAAAGACTCTTGAAAATATACTTTCTGAGGTAAAAGAATATCTGGGTTTGTAG
- the argS gene encoding arginine--tRNA ligase, producing the protein MNLVKLAKDQIKDTIEKAINTCVEKGIFQLNDVVPPIMIEKPKEKAHGDFATNIAMELTRKLKKNPREIAQNIVDNIDLTNTLIEKVEVAGPGFINFFFKRQWLYKVVDAILSEGDDYGKVDIGNGKKVMVEFVSANPTGPMHMGNARGGALGDCLANLLKWAGYKVTKEFYVNDAGNQIEKFGQSLEIRYRQLKGEKIELPEDCYHGEDIIERVKEYLNENGDDLETLPSEERRKKLVEFALKRNIALMKEHLQKYGIEYNVWFHESSLYTSGEVFETIEELKKRGFTYEKDGAVWFAASKLDENLKDEVLIRTNGIPTYFAADIAYHRNKFEKRGFDIVIDIWGADHHGHVPRMKAAMKALGIDPERLVIILMQLVRLVRGKEVVRMSKRTGKAITLIDLIEEIGKDAARFMFNTKSADTHIEIDLDLVTQQTLDNPVFYVQYAHARTCGIIRALSEEGIVLNKEKIRLELLQQEEELELLKKLLELPEEIEIAARNLDVSRVTKYLLDLASIFHAFYNACRVKNENEELMHTRLSLVECVRIVTKNVLTLLGVDAPEKM; encoded by the coding sequence TTGAATTTAGTAAAACTTGCAAAAGACCAGATAAAAGATACCATTGAAAAGGCTATAAATACTTGCGTTGAAAAGGGCATATTTCAGCTAAACGATGTTGTTCCTCCAATAATGATCGAAAAACCAAAAGAAAAAGCTCATGGCGATTTTGCAACCAACATTGCAATGGAGCTTACTAGAAAACTCAAAAAAAACCCACGTGAAATAGCTCAGAACATTGTAGATAATATTGACCTGACAAACACTTTGATTGAAAAAGTAGAAGTTGCAGGGCCAGGCTTTATCAATTTCTTTTTCAAAAGACAGTGGCTTTACAAGGTTGTAGATGCTATACTTTCTGAAGGTGATGATTATGGCAAAGTAGATATTGGAAATGGGAAAAAGGTTATGGTTGAATTTGTTTCTGCAAATCCGACAGGACCTATGCACATGGGAAATGCGCGAGGTGGTGCGCTTGGCGACTGTCTTGCAAACCTTTTAAAATGGGCAGGGTATAAAGTTACAAAAGAGTTTTATGTAAACGATGCAGGGAATCAAATAGAAAAATTTGGACAGAGCCTTGAGATAAGATACAGACAGCTCAAGGGCGAAAAAATAGAACTTCCAGAGGATTGTTATCACGGTGAGGATATAATCGAGCGAGTCAAAGAATACTTAAACGAAAATGGGGATGATTTAGAAACTTTGCCTTCTGAGGAGAGAAGAAAAAAGCTTGTTGAGTTTGCGCTCAAGAGAAATATTGCACTGATGAAAGAACATTTACAAAAGTATGGCATCGAATATAATGTGTGGTTCCATGAGAGCAGCCTCTATACCAGTGGTGAGGTTTTTGAGACAATTGAGGAATTGAAAAAGAGGGGATTTACCTATGAAAAAGACGGAGCTGTATGGTTTGCTGCATCAAAGTTGGATGAAAATTTAAAAGATGAGGTTTTGATAAGAACAAATGGAATACCCACGTATTTTGCAGCTGACATTGCTTACCACAGGAACAAGTTTGAGAAACGAGGGTTTGACATTGTAATTGACATTTGGGGAGCAGACCATCATGGACATGTTCCAAGGATGAAGGCTGCAATGAAAGCACTTGGAATTGATCCTGAAAGGCTTGTTATAATCCTTATGCAACTTGTACGGCTTGTTCGTGGCAAGGAAGTTGTGCGAATGTCAAAAAGAACAGGTAAGGCTATAACCCTTATCGATTTGATAGAAGAGATTGGGAAGGACGCAGCAAGGTTTATGTTCAACACAAAATCGGCAGACACACATATTGAGATAGACTTAGACCTTGTTACACAGCAGACCCTTGACAATCCTGTATTTTACGTGCAGTATGCTCATGCAAGAACTTGTGGGATAATAAGGGCTCTTTCTGAAGAGGGGATTGTTCTAAATAAAGAAAAAATTAGGCTTGAGCTTTTGCAGCAAGAGGAAGAGCTTGAGCTGCTCAAAAAACTTTTGGAGCTTCCAGAAGAGATAGAGATTGCAGCACGCAATTTAGATGTTAGCAGGGTTACAAAGTACCTTTTAGATTTGGCCTCAATTTTTCATGCTTTTTACAATGCATGTAGAGTAAAAAATGAAAACGAAGAGCTAATGCATACAAGACTTTCACTTGTCGAATGTGTAAGGATTGTAACTAAAAATGTGCTGACACTTTTGGGTGTTGATGCTCCAGAAAAAATGTAA